The DNA region AACGCTTCATGACGGTACTGGAAGGTCTGGACGATGCCATCTCTGTCGTGGCCGACACCTCCGATGGTCTGGAGCTCTTGTTTGCCAATCGTACGTACCGCCGATTCTTTGGCGCCCAATCGAACGGACACGCCGAGCTGCTGGGCGGGCGTCTGGGCCGCTTCACCGACGAAACGGTAGAGATTTTTTCCGACTCGGCGCAGCGCTGGTTTGAAGTCCATCACCGCATGCTGGCCTGGACAGATGGCCGCCGCGTCAGGTTGCAAGTGGCTCGCGACATCACAGAACGTCGCACGCACGAAGAAGCCTCGCGCCTGCAGCAAGAAAAAATCCAGCTCACCAGCCGCCTGACCACCATGGGCGAAATGGCCTCGTCGCTGGCCCACGAGCTGAACCAGCCACTGACGGCCATATCGAACTACAGCATGGGCGCGGTCGCCATGCTCAAGTCGGGTAACGCCGAGCCCACACGCCTGCTCGAGGCGCTGGAAAAAGCGGCGAAGCAAGCGGAGCGCGCAGGCAAGATCATCAGCCGCATCCGCGAGTTCGTCAAACGCAGCGAACCCAGGCGCCAGCGCGTGCCTGTGACGCGCATCGTCGACAATGCCGTGGGCTTTGCCGACATCGACGCGCGCAAGCGTCAGGTCGACATTCAGTTGCAGGTGCCCGATCCGCTGCCCGATGTGCTTGCCGATCCCATACTGATCGAACAGGTGTTGCTCAATCTGCTCAAGAACGGCGTCGAAGCCATGGAGAAAAGCGACTACCGCGTATTGCATGTCGTGGTCACAGACCAGGGGCCTCTGATAGAAATCGCAGTCATCGACCGCGGCCACGGCTTGCGCGACCCCGAACGCTTGTTCGAGCCGTTTTACAGCACCAAGTCCGAAGGCCTGGGCATGGGGCTTAATATCTGCCGTACTATTATTGAATCTCACCACGGACGGCTATGGGCCGGTCCTAACCCCGACGGCGGCACCATTTTCCGTTTCACCCTGCCATGTGCTCAGCCACAAGCCTCGAGCACGTCAGAAGACACCCAGGAGTTGCATGCATGACCACACCTCAGACGCCCAACACCATATTCATTGTGGATGACGACGAAGCCGTCCGTGATTCACTGCGATGGCTGTTGGAAGCCAACGGCTATCGGGTACGCAGCTTCAGCGGCGCGGAAGAGTTCCTGAACGCCTATGAACCCGACCAGGTCGGCGTACTGATCGCTGACGTGCGCATGCCGGGCATGAGCGGTCTGGAACTCCAGGAAGAACTTCTGGCACGGCAGGCGCCCTTGCCCATCGTCTTC from Pollutimonas thiosulfatoxidans includes:
- a CDS encoding PAS domain-containing sensor histidine kinase translates to MASHSKKSLIPTTFYDQANHPRRGFYWLTPVIVLILYLCVMGVFMWLQQLHNDSVMFVTIDQETRQQRLIMVVIALSCVIVLSLLALWRYTRFRTRAEAALIAETGFRRAMENSMSTGMRVFDMHGRIAYVNPAFCRMIGWNEADLIGRTTPFPYWLPGRHAQHQETLDILLSGRTPSSGLEVEAQRRDGSRFTARMYVSPLRDPNGEQIGWMTSMTDITEPKRIREALTAAHERFMTVLEGLDDAISVVADTSDGLELLFANRTYRRFFGAQSNGHAELLGGRLGRFTDETVEIFSDSAQRWFEVHHRMLAWTDGRRVRLQVARDITERRTHEEASRLQQEKIQLTSRLTTMGEMASSLAHELNQPLTAISNYSMGAVAMLKSGNAEPTRLLEALEKAAKQAERAGKIISRIREFVKRSEPRRQRVPVTRIVDNAVGFADIDARKRQVDIQLQVPDPLPDVLADPILIEQVLLNLLKNGVEAMEKSDYRVLHVVVTDQGPLIEIAVIDRGHGLRDPERLFEPFYSTKSEGLGMGLNICRTIIESHHGRLWAGPNPDGGTIFRFTLPCAQPQASSTSEDTQELHA